Proteins encoded together in one Miscanthus floridulus cultivar M001 chromosome 16, ASM1932011v1, whole genome shotgun sequence window:
- the LOC136512981 gene encoding uncharacterized protein: MKSKTNGSIKKAGKGDHVHGGPNWVLVAGGILLSTLSVRLGCRLKQMFETKQQNPSTKAKRRPGVCELHSNLYRFSDQTSCHCYMSGHADGEVELKQAPSSPISKSSEPSNLLVKVPAPESSKENSGIMWSSSPDRLEDPRKATFQYSNCSGSPSVSESGSDIYSKREVIQKLRQQLKRRDEMIMEMQAQIAERKNSLAIQATENTGLQSQLDATNRDLFESEREVQHLRKIVADHCVADSLSLDKAFQAGQWQTNGTNGHANGYSDSSVDDHEVHCNGVEKRKGEVKRMEMLRREVGELKEVIEGKDFLLQSYKEQKVELCSKIRELQEKLSAQVPNIL, encoded by the exons ATGAAGTCTAAGACTAATGGGAGCATAAAGAAGGCAGGGAAGGGTGATCATGTCCATGGAGGGCCAAACTGGGTTCTTGTTGCAGGAGGCATTTTGCTCAGCACACTTTCAGTCAGACTTGGGTGCAGATTGAAGCAGATGTTTGAAACCAAGCAGCAAAACCCTTCTACCAAAG CCAAAAGAAGGCCTGGGGTATGTGAGCTGCACTCCAACCTCTACAGGTTCAGTGACCAAACTAGCTGCCATTGTTACatgtcag GGCATGCGGATGGTGAAGTGGAGCTCAAGCAAGCACCTTCAAGTCCTATATCCAAATCAAGTGAACCATCCAATCTTCTTGTGAAGGTACCAGCACCAGAATCAAGCAAAGAGAACAGTGGTATCATGTGGTCATCATCGCCTGACCGGCTTGAAGATCCTCGCAAAGCAACATTTCAGTACTCAAACTGCTCAGGCTCTCCCTCCGTTTCAGAATCAGGATCCGACATTTATAGCAAGCGAGAGGTCATACAGAAGCTGAGGCAGCAGCTCAAGAGACGTGATGAGATGATCATGGAGATGCAAGCTCAGATTGCGGAGCGTAAGAACTCTCTGGCCATCCAGGCGACTGAGAACACTGGGTTGCAGTCCCAACTGGATGCCACGAACCGAGATCTGTTTGAATCAGAGAGGGAGGTTCAGCATCTAAGGAAGATCGTCGCAGATCATTGCGTTGCGGACTCACTCTCCCTTGATAAAGCTTTTCAAGCCGGACAGTGGCAGACAAATGGCACCAATGGGCATGCTAATGGTTATTCTGACAGCAGCGTGGATGACCATGAGGTGCACTGTAATGGTGTAGAGAAGAGGAAAGGAGAGGTAAAGAGGATGGAGATGCTAAGGAGAGAGGTGGGTGAGCTGAAGGAAGTTATCGAGGGGAAAGATTTTCTCCTCCAGAGCTACAAGGAGCAGAAGGTGGAGCTCTGCTCTAAGATCAGAGAACTGCAGGAGAAGCTGTCAGCACAAGTGCCGAACATCTTGTAG
- the LOC136514243 gene encoding uncharacterized protein, whose protein sequence is MPHKELRKSSQLIRHREFVLPQSSLKELACEQLAHGMDEQWSYHSSYSASVSSGQYSVEKSTVKQVQDLQSCQLQGVAYFTDLSEKEIERRRKIGAANKGKVPWTKGRKWSEEHKKLIKQRTAEALRDPKVRKKMLGHRQLHRETSKDKISAALRMIWERRIVSVQSRQRVLQIWSNSIAQAAKNGDRSQNMLDWDSYERIKSEMISMFLWNKERGRIIKKLKKLAAKIAAKRLQAARRKEREATGTKKLKPQKMLLQNSDCQPKRLVVSAKPKLKERLAKWHGRKKELETVISSRARKRGLRKPPQRQMAAESLEGPSTSPAGTSVI, encoded by the exons ATGCCACATAAAGAACTTCGGAAATCAAGCCAATTAATTCGACATCGGGAGTTTGTTTTGCCCCAGTCATCCCTGAAAGAACTAGCTTGTGAACAATTGGCCCATGGAATGGATGAACAATGGTCCTATCATTCTTCTTACTCAGCCTCGGTTTCCAGTGGACAATATTCTGTGGAAAAGAGCACTGTGAAGCAAGTTCAAGATCTCCAATCTTGTCAGCTACAAGGTGTTGCTTACTTCACAGATTTGTCGGAGAAAGAAATTGAGAGAAGACGGAAGATTGGTGCTGCGAACAAGGGGAAGGTTCCCTGGACAAAAGGCAGGAAATGGAGTGAAG AGCACAAGAAGCTCATCAAGCAGCGGACTGCTGAAGCTCTGAGAGACCCCAAG GTTAGGAAGAAAATGTTAGGGCATCGTCAGCTACATAG AGAAACAAGCAAAGACAAAATAAGTGCCGCACTGAGGATGATCTGGGAGAGGCGGATAGTTTCTGTCCAATCAAGACAGAGGGTTCTGCAGATATGGTCAAATAGTATAGCTCAAGCAGCAAAGAATGGTGATCGCAGCCAAAATATGCTTGACTGGGACAGCTATGAAAGGATAAAGTCAGAGATGATATCTATGTTCCTGTGGAACAAAGAGAGGGGACGGATAATCAAGAAGCTTAAAAAGCTCGCAGCAAAAATAGCTGCCAAGAGGCTTCAAGCAGCAAGAAGGAAAGAACGGGAGGCCACAGGGACAAAGAAGTTGAAACCTCAGAAGATGTTGCTACAAAACTCAGACTGTCAACCAAAACGATTGGTAGTATCTGCAAAGCCAAAGCTTAAGGAGAGACTAGCTAAG TGGCACGGTCGAAAAAAAGAGCTCGAAACTGTGATAAGTTCACGAGCAAGAAAACGAGGATTGCGAAAGCCACCACAGAGGCAAATGGCAGCAGAAAGCCTCGAGGGCCCTTCAACCTCGCCTGCAGGAACATCTGTTATCTAG